The following are from one region of the Magallana gigas chromosome 6, xbMagGiga1.1, whole genome shotgun sequence genome:
- the LOC105347539 gene encoding coiled-coil domain-containing protein 124: MPKKFKGENSKAAEARSRKAAAQAEVAQKKQQAIEDEYWRDDDKHVAKKQQRKEDKEKKRQEQLERKKELQKLHDEEMAAIKKAGPVPQAKVTKAEIDKHIERERKEKEEAAKKEQKELEEPPIEENINRLQIEGEEARSVTQALSVLSNQAEEVDQHPEKRMKAAYKKYEETNLPILKQENPNMKLSQLKQMLWKDWQKSPENPLNQRLAAS, encoded by the exons ATGCCAAAGAAGTTTAAG GGAGAGAACAGCAAGGCGGCGGAGGCACGCTCCAGGAAGGCGGCAGCCCAGGCTGAGGTGGCGCAGAAGAAACAGCAGGCCATTGAAGACGAGTACTGGCGAGACGATGACAAGCATGTGGCCAAAAAACAGCAGCGAAAG GAAGACAAAGAGAAGAAGCGACAAGAGCAGCTAGAGAGGAAGAAGGAACTACAGAAACTTCACGATGAGGAGATGGCAGCCATTAAGAAGGCTGGGCCTGTACCTCAGGCAAAGGTCACAAAGGCTGAAATAGATAAACACATAGAGAGGGAGCGCAAAGAGAAAGAAG AAGCTGCCAAGAAAGAACAGAAGGAGCTTGAGGAGCCCCCGATTGAGGAGAACATTAACAGACTACAGATTGAGGGCGAGGAGGCCAGGAGTGTGACACAGGCGCTGTCTGTCCTTAG TAACCAGGCTGAAGAAGTAGACCAGCACCCAGAGAAAAGAATGAAGGCTGCGTACAAGAAATACGAGGAGACCAACCTCCCGATCCTCAAACAGGAGAATCCCAACATGAAACTCTCACAGCTCAAACAGATGCTATGGAAGGACTGGCAGAAATCCCCGGAAAACCCCCTCAACCAGAGGTTAGCAGCCTCCTGA
- the LOC105347537 gene encoding U3 small nucleolar ribonucleoprotein protein MPP10 — MAAHIENLMSKVLLDFSECSSKPEEFLNVQQQYFPKFKRITKSVYDTSQSEDLIRQPLSESALPELIVENFDDEQIWQQIELQNDSVIESLLTQISSVVTAKDNLRLRTKQPGAVGPSDKKVKFQKKILENDDSDETDDTDIEVEKIKSRLGDDEIEENVDSDDSGKNVFKGNNVLDIESDDDSEIDFKFPSLKPPPQDEEGSDSDDENVIKKEMTRSKGKGSKAKQAPSVVDDKFFKLADMEAFLEQEDAREEKRIRGEESESDEEDVDMFMDIPSDEEGGESGRKLRYEDFFDPPEDEGKSRKQKKKVKHQKSSSNEEEDDKKMFDEEVMEEDEGVEDDDSVDEDSEDGEEEGRAIRGSRRDLLESDSEGEDPDVVLGRKPQEKSTFEKQQEKLREKISKMEEANLSEKPWQLSGEIGATDRPENSLLEEHLMYDQTVKLAPVITEETTQSLESIIRQRIKDRAYDDVERKVKPKDNPYEYKKRIVLDQEKSKISLGEVYEQEYLKKQKEEEEEKTDPQHEEIKKMMQSLFIKLDALSNFQYTPKPAAPEVKIVTNLPSIMMEEVAPVTHGDGTLLAPEEVKDKRRGELKGKTEQTETDKKSQRRMKKAEKRKRIREKKKRQALVEKLNPGLGNKYSKERALKELEKSSKSGSGVTMLKDEKNSTKQKLSSSKSFFTQLQEDAQSQIKKRKTDATTKKSVQKSAKLYKL, encoded by the exons ATGGCTGCGCACATTGAAAACCTCATGTCCAAAGTTTTGCTCGACTTTTCCGAATGTTCCAGCAAACCTGAAGAATTTCTTAA TGTTCAGCAGCAGTATTTCCCCAAATTCAAGCGCATAACTAAATCAGTTTATGATACAAGTCAGTCAGAAGACTTAATTCGACAGCCTTTGAGTGAATCAGCATTGCCAGAACTGattgttgaaaattttgatgatgAACAAATATGGCAGCAAATTGAACTTCAGAATGATAGTGTGATTGAAAGTTTGTTAACACAAATCAGCAGTGTTGTTACAGCCAAAGATAATCTGAGGCTGAGAACTAAACAGCCAGGTGCAGTCGGCCCTAGtgataaaaaagttaaatttcagAAGAAGATCTTGGAAAATGATGACAGTGATGAGACAGATGATACTGACATTGAagtagaaaaaattaaaagtcgACTGGGAGACGATGAAATAGAAGAGAATGTAGACAGTGATGACAgtggaaaaaatgtttttaagggAAATAATGTGCTAGACATCGAAAGTGATGATGACAGTGAAATTGACTTTAAATTTCCCTCCTTAAAACCACCACCTCAAGACGAAGAGGGTTCAGATAGTGATGATGAGAATGTGATTAAGAAAGAGATGACTAGATCTAAAGGAAAGGGGTCGAAGGCGAAGCAAGCACCGAGTGTGGTGGATGATAAATTCTTCAAGTTAGCAGACATGGAGGCATTTTTAGAACAAGAGGATGCAAGAGAAGAGAAGAGGATTAGAGGAGAAGAGAGCGAGTCAGATGAAGAGGATGTTGACATGTTTATGGACATTCCATCAGATGAGGAG GGAGGAGAAAGTGGGAGAAAGTTGAGGTATGAAGACTTCTTTGACCCCCCAGAAGATGAAGGTAAATCCagaaaacagaagaaaaaagtGAAACACCAGAAaag TTCAAGCAATGAAGAAGAGGATGATAAGAAAATGTTTGATGAAGAAGTAATGGAGGAAGATGAAGGTGTGGAAGATGATGACAGTGTAGATGAGGACTCTGAAGATGGAGAAGAAGAGGGTAGAGCCATTAGAGGGAGTAGGCGGGATCTGCTGGAGTCTGATAGTGAGGGGGAGGATCCAGATGTGGTGTTGGGTAGAAAACCTCAAGAGAAATCAACGTTTGAGAAACAGCAAGAAAAG CTGAGAGAAAAGATCTCCAAAATGGAGGAGGCAAATCTAAGTGAGAAACCATGGCAGCTCTCTGGTGAAATCGGAGCAACGGATCGCCCTGAAAACAGTCTGTTGGAGGAGCACCTGATGTATGACCAGACGGTGAAACTCG CACCGGTGATCACGGAGGAGACAACGCAGAGCCTGGAGTCCATCATCAGACAGAGAATCAAAGACCGCGCCTACGACGATGTGGAGAGGAAGGTCAAGCCAAAGGACAATCCGTACGAGTACAAGAAGAGGATAGTGCTGGACCAGGAGAAGAGCAAGATCAGCCTGGGAGAAGTCTACGAACAGGAGTACCTCAAAAAGCAG AAGGAAGAGGAGGAGGAGAAAACAGACCCTCAACATGAGGAAATCAAGAAGATGATGCAGTCCCTCTTCATCAAATTGGATGCACTGTCCAACTTCCAGTACACGCCCAAACCTGCTGCCCCTGAGGTGAAGATAGTGACCAACCTACCGTCAATCATGATGGAGGAGGTGGCCCCGGTAACCCATGGCGATGGCACGCTGCTGGCTCCTGAGGAGGTCAAG GATAAAAGAAGAGGTGAACTGAAAGGTAAAACAGagcagacagagacagacaagAAATCGCAGAGACGGATGAAGAAGGCCGAGAAGAGGAAGAGGATTCGGGAGAAGAAGAAGAGGCAGGCACTGGTGGAGAAGTTGAACCCAGGCCTGGGGAACAAGTACAGCAAGGAGAGGGCGCTGAAGGAGCTGGAGAAGAGCAGCAAGTCAGGGTCAGGGGTCACCATGCTCAAG GATGAGAAGAACTCGACCAAACAGAAGCTTAGCTCCTCCAAGTCATTCTTTACACAGCTCCAGGAGGACGCCCAATCACAGATCAAGAAAAGAAAGACCGACGCCACAACCAAAAAATCTGTACAAAAGTCGgccaaattatataaattatga
- the LOC105347538 gene encoding 46 kDa FK506-binding nuclear protein isoform X1, with product MVVLKEIENQKMFWGVTLDGGKRYTQTVERSFHISMAALEPPVSEVGVMVCVDKAEFLLCSLGYGNVLQQPLDLMFTEGEEVTFFLLGNGVVHLTGYLVEDQPEDMDMDMEGMYDDSDEAPELVGDSEDDSEDDEDSSALVKSKGTKRKLKDSGKLSKKVKLADLDSDEDDDEDDEDYEEDMSALDFLDEASEDEEDIDDMFEDDSEDDEEDSEEEEEEEVVKKKTPNKKADKSLDKKKAANNSPAQNKNTPNAKGKQQVGKGGEQTPGKGKQTPGKGQQTPGKGQQTPGNGQQTPGGGKTPQNAETPNTEGKKKKKKKKNKNKGDDSLNEASTPKPESTTPSKRVMAGGVVMEETKAGHGPEAKSGKMVSVYYVGKLANNGKQFDSCMQGKPFRFRLGKNEVIKGWDTGVQGMKVGGKRRLTIPAQQAYGNVKVGHIPANSTLMFDVELKAVS from the exons ATGGTTGTTCTGAAAGAGatagaaaatcaaaagatgtTTTGGG GCGTGACTTTAGATGGAGGTAAACGTTACACACAGACTGTGGAGAGGTCGTTCCACATCTCCATGGCTGCCCTGGAGCCACCAGTCTCTGAAg TGGGTGTTATGGTCTGTGTGGATAAGGCAGAGTTCCTCCTCTGTTCCCTTGGATACGGAAACGTTCTTCAGCAGCCACTGGATCTCATGTTTACTGAAGGAGAAGAGGTCACCTTCTTTTTGCTTGGAAATG GTGTGGTCCACTTGACTGGTTACCTTGTGGAGGACCAGCCAGAAGACATGGACATGGATATGGAAGGAATGTATGACGACTCAGATGAAG CTCCAGAACTTGTTGGCGACTCAGAGGATGATTCTGAAGATGATGAGGACTCATCTGCCCTTGTTAAAT CAAAAGGAACAAAACGTAAATTGAAAGACTCTGGAAAATTAAGCAAGAAAGTGAAACTGGCTGATTTGGACAGTGATGaggatgatgatgaagatgatgaggACTATGAAGAAGACATGTCTGCCCTTGATTTCCTGGATGAAGCATCTGAGGATGAGGAAGATATTGACGATATGT TTGAGGATGATTCAGAAGATGATGAAGAAGACAGCGAGGAAGAAGAAGAGGAGGAAGTCGTGAAGAAAAAGACTCCAAATAAAAAAGCTGACAAGTCACTAGATAAAAAGAAGGCAGCCAACAACAGTCCAGCCCAGAATAAGAACACACCCAATGCCAAGGGTAAGCAACAGGTCGGCAAAGGCGGTGAGCAGACCCCGGGCAAAGGGAAACAAACTCCAGGCAAGGGCCAGCAAACTCCAGGCAAGGGCCAGCAAACTCCAGGCAATGGACAGCAAACTCCCGGAGGAGGGAAG ACTCCTCAAAATGCCGAAACACCAAACACTGaaggaaaaaagaagaaaaaaaagaagaagaacaaAAACAAGGGGGACGACTCACTTAATGAG gCCTCCACTCCTAAACCAGAGTCCACCACCCCATCCAAACGCGTCATGGCCGGCGGGGTTGTTATGGAAGAAACAAAGGCTGGTCACGGACCAGAGGCCAAATCAGGGAAAATG GTGAGTGTGTATTATGTGGGAAAGCTTGCGAATAATGGAAAACAGTTTGATTCCTGTATGCAAGGGAAACCTTTCCGGTTCCGCTTGGGAAAGAACGAAGTGATCAAAGGATGGGACACTGGCGTGCAAG GAATGAAAGTAGGAGGAAAAAGAAGGCTGACCATTCCTGCTCAACAAGC ATACGGAAATGTGAAAGTGGGACACATACCTGCCAACTCTACCCTGATGTTTGATGTGGAACTGAAGGCGGTCAGCTAG
- the LOC105347538 gene encoding 46 kDa FK506-binding nuclear protein isoform X2 gives MVVLKEIENQKMFWGVTLDGGKRYTQTVERSFHISMAALEPPVSEVGVMVCVDKAEFLLCSLGYGNVLQQPLDLMFTEGEEVTFFLLGNGVVHLTGYLVEDQPEDMDMDMEGMYDDSDEAPELVGDSEDDSEDDEDSSALVKSKGTKRKLKDSGKLSKKVKLADLDSDEDDDEDDEDYEEDMSALDFLDEASEDEEDIDDMFEDDSEDDEEDSEEEEEEEVVKKKTPNKKADKSLDKKKAANNSPAQNKNTPNAKGKQQVGKGGEQTPGKGKQTPGKGQQTPGKGQQTPGNGQQTPGGGKTPQNAETPNTEGKKKKKKKKNKNKGDDSLNEASTPKPESTTPSKRVMAGGVVMEETKAGHGPEAKSGKMGNVPFRRVKSDEVLINRKLSNNSFEAKKGAAGSWGEKAHRDLKHTQGKSFKREKGKKKKGQYRGGSIDTSVNSVKFDSDSD, from the exons ATGGTTGTTCTGAAAGAGatagaaaatcaaaagatgtTTTGGG GCGTGACTTTAGATGGAGGTAAACGTTACACACAGACTGTGGAGAGGTCGTTCCACATCTCCATGGCTGCCCTGGAGCCACCAGTCTCTGAAg TGGGTGTTATGGTCTGTGTGGATAAGGCAGAGTTCCTCCTCTGTTCCCTTGGATACGGAAACGTTCTTCAGCAGCCACTGGATCTCATGTTTACTGAAGGAGAAGAGGTCACCTTCTTTTTGCTTGGAAATG GTGTGGTCCACTTGACTGGTTACCTTGTGGAGGACCAGCCAGAAGACATGGACATGGATATGGAAGGAATGTATGACGACTCAGATGAAG CTCCAGAACTTGTTGGCGACTCAGAGGATGATTCTGAAGATGATGAGGACTCATCTGCCCTTGTTAAAT CAAAAGGAACAAAACGTAAATTGAAAGACTCTGGAAAATTAAGCAAGAAAGTGAAACTGGCTGATTTGGACAGTGATGaggatgatgatgaagatgatgaggACTATGAAGAAGACATGTCTGCCCTTGATTTCCTGGATGAAGCATCTGAGGATGAGGAAGATATTGACGATATGT TTGAGGATGATTCAGAAGATGATGAAGAAGACAGCGAGGAAGAAGAAGAGGAGGAAGTCGTGAAGAAAAAGACTCCAAATAAAAAAGCTGACAAGTCACTAGATAAAAAGAAGGCAGCCAACAACAGTCCAGCCCAGAATAAGAACACACCCAATGCCAAGGGTAAGCAACAGGTCGGCAAAGGCGGTGAGCAGACCCCGGGCAAAGGGAAACAAACTCCAGGCAAGGGCCAGCAAACTCCAGGCAAGGGCCAGCAAACTCCAGGCAATGGACAGCAAACTCCCGGAGGAGGGAAG ACTCCTCAAAATGCCGAAACACCAAACACTGaaggaaaaaagaagaaaaaaaagaagaagaacaaAAACAAGGGGGACGACTCACTTAATGAG gCCTCCACTCCTAAACCAGAGTCCACCACCCCATCCAAACGCGTCATGGCCGGCGGGGTTGTTATGGAAGAAACAAAGGCTGGTCACGGACCAGAGGCCAAATCAGGGAAAATG gggaATGTTCCATTCAGGAGAGTGAAGTCGGACGAAGTTTTAATTAACAGGAAATTGTCAAATAATTCATTTGAGGCAAAG AAAGGAGCAGCTGGTTCTTGGGGCGAGAAGGCCCACAGGGATTTGAAGCATACACAGGGGAAATCATTCAAGCGTGAAAAGGGCAAAAAGAAGAAGGGCCAGTATAGAGGGGGTTCTATTGACACTAGTGTGAACTCGGTCAAGTTTGACAGTGACAGTGATTGA